In the Pseudomonas sp. ADAK2 genome, one interval contains:
- a CDS encoding rRNA pseudouridine synthase yields MTDPIRLSKRLIELVGCSRREAELFIEGGWVTVDGEVIDEPQFKVENQKVELDPEAKATAPEPVTILFNVPVGMDADTAMASISAETLSEEHRFSKRPLKGHFLRLTASTDLQANASGLLVFTQDWKILRKLTADSAKIEQEYVVEVEGDMVAHGLNRLNHGLTYKGKELPAVKASWQNENRLRFAMKNPQPGVIALFCQAVGLKVVAIRRIRIGGVSIGKVPLGQWRYLSGKEKF; encoded by the coding sequence ATGACTGACCCGATTCGTCTCTCCAAACGCCTCATCGAACTCGTCGGCTGTTCCCGTCGGGAGGCTGAGCTGTTCATCGAGGGCGGCTGGGTCACCGTGGACGGCGAAGTCATCGACGAGCCGCAGTTCAAGGTCGAGAACCAGAAAGTCGAGCTCGACCCGGAGGCCAAGGCCACCGCGCCAGAGCCGGTGACCATTCTGTTCAACGTGCCCGTAGGCATGGACGCAGACACCGCGATGGCGAGCATCAGCGCCGAGACCCTGAGCGAAGAACACCGCTTCAGCAAACGCCCGCTCAAGGGCCACTTCCTGCGCCTGACCGCCAGCACCGACCTGCAGGCCAACGCCAGCGGTCTGCTGGTGTTCACCCAGGACTGGAAGATCCTGCGCAAGCTGACGGCCGACTCCGCCAAGATCGAGCAGGAGTATGTGGTCGAGGTTGAAGGCGACATGGTCGCTCACGGCCTCAACCGCCTGAACCATGGCCTGACTTACAAGGGTAAGGAACTGCCGGCGGTCAAAGCCAGCTGGCAGAACGAAAACCGTCTGCGCTTTGCGATGAAGAACCCACAACCGGGCGTGATCGCCCTGTTCTGCCAGGCCGTGGGCCTGAAGGTCGTCGCCATCCGCCGCATTCGCATCGGCGGCGTGTCCATCGGCAAAGTGCCGCTGGGGCAATGGCGCTACCTGTCCGGCAAAGAGAAGTTCTAA
- a CDS encoding DUF1456 family protein, giving the protein MIHNDVLRSVRYMLDISDKKVIEIIKTGGMDVSMEDLLTYLDKKEEDEEGFVRCPDEVMAHFLDGLVIFKRGKDESRPPQPIETPVTNNIILKKLRVAFELKEDDMHAILKASEFPVSKPELSALFRKFGHTNYRTCGDQLLRNFLKGLTLRVRPQ; this is encoded by the coding sequence ATGATTCATAACGACGTACTGCGCAGCGTGCGCTACATGCTCGACATCAGCGACAAGAAAGTCATCGAGATCATCAAGACCGGCGGCATGGACGTGTCCATGGAAGACCTGCTGACCTACCTCGACAAGAAAGAGGAAGACGAAGAAGGCTTCGTGCGCTGCCCGGACGAAGTCATGGCGCACTTCCTCGATGGCCTGGTGATCTTCAAGCGCGGCAAGGACGAAAGCCGTCCGCCGCAGCCGATCGAAACCCCGGTGACCAACAACATCATCCTGAAGAAACTGCGCGTGGCCTTCGAACTGAAAGAAGACGACATGCACGCCATCCTCAAGGCTTCCGAGTTCCCGGTGTCCAAGCCTGAGCTGAGCGCGCTGTTCCGCAAGTTCGGCCACACCAACTACCGCACCTGTGGCGACCAGTTGCTGCGCAACTTCCTCAAGGGCCTGACCCTGCGCGTTCGTCCGCAGTAA
- a CDS encoding SDR family oxidoreductase: MHPYFSLQGRTALVTGGTRGIGKMIAKAYVEAGATVYVCARDAEACLQTAEELSDIGRCHGIAANLATEEGVLQLATRLAEQIDHLDILVNNAGTTWGAPLESYPVKGWEKVMQLNVTSVFNCIQQFLPLLRKAGSEANPARIINIGSVAGISSFGEQAYAYGPSKAALHQLSRILARELVSQHINVNVIAPGRFPSKMTQHIGNDEQALAEDTALIPMKRWGREEEMAALAISLASTAGAYMTGNIIPLDGGFSL; encoded by the coding sequence ATGCACCCGTACTTTTCCCTGCAAGGCCGCACCGCCCTGGTGACCGGTGGCACCCGTGGTATCGGCAAAATGATCGCCAAGGCTTATGTCGAGGCCGGCGCGACCGTGTACGTCTGCGCCCGGGATGCCGAGGCCTGCCTGCAAACCGCCGAAGAGCTGAGTGACATCGGGCGCTGCCACGGGATCGCGGCGAATCTGGCCACCGAAGAAGGCGTGCTGCAATTGGCGACGCGTCTGGCTGAACAGATCGATCACCTGGATATCCTGGTGAACAACGCCGGCACCACCTGGGGCGCGCCGCTGGAAAGCTATCCGGTCAAGGGTTGGGAGAAGGTCATGCAGTTGAACGTGACGTCGGTGTTCAACTGCATCCAGCAGTTTTTGCCGCTGTTGCGCAAAGCAGGTTCCGAAGCCAATCCCGCGCGAATCATCAACATCGGTTCGGTGGCGGGGATTTCGTCCTTTGGCGAGCAGGCGTATGCCTACGGCCCGAGCAAGGCGGCCCTGCATCAATTGTCGCGGATCCTCGCACGAGAACTGGTGAGCCAGCACATCAACGTCAACGTGATCGCGCCGGGGCGCTTCCCGAGCAAGATGACCCAGCACATTGGTAACGATGAGCAGGCGCTGGCGGAGGATACGGCGCTGATTCCGATGAAGCGCTGGGGCCGGGAGGAAGAGATGGCGGCGCTGGCGATCAGTCTGGCGAGTACGGCCGGGGCGTATATGACGGGAAACATCATTCCGCTGGATGGTGGGTTCAGCCTCTAG
- the tsaA gene encoding tRNA (N6-threonylcarbamoyladenosine(37)-N6)-methyltransferase TrmO: MTYSVSPIGFVRSCFKEKFAIPRQPQLAPAARGVLELVAPFDQGDAVQGLEQISHVWLLFLFHQALEEKPRLKVRPPRLGGNKSMGVFATRATHRPNGIGQSVVKLDKVEANRLWISGIDLLDGTPILDIKPYVPYADIIDSASNSIASAAPQLIPVQWTDSALQQAHDHAQRLEEPLVELIEQCLAQDPRPAYQVPTPEREYGAQFWDLDVRWHYPEAGVIRVLEVIPANV, from the coding sequence ATGACCTACAGCGTTTCCCCCATCGGCTTCGTGCGCTCCTGCTTCAAGGAGAAATTCGCCATCCCGCGCCAACCGCAACTGGCCCCGGCCGCTCGCGGTGTGCTGGAGCTGGTGGCGCCGTTCGATCAGGGCGATGCGGTGCAGGGACTGGAGCAGATCAGCCACGTCTGGCTGCTGTTCCTGTTTCACCAGGCCCTGGAAGAAAAGCCACGCCTGAAAGTCCGCCCTCCTCGTCTGGGCGGTAACAAATCCATGGGCGTGTTCGCCACTCGTGCGACCCATCGGCCCAATGGCATCGGCCAATCCGTGGTGAAGCTAGACAAGGTTGAAGCCAATCGCCTGTGGATATCCGGCATCGACCTGCTGGACGGCACGCCGATTCTCGACATCAAACCCTACGTGCCTTACGCCGACATCATCGACAGCGCCTCCAACAGCATCGCTAGCGCCGCGCCGCAGTTGATTCCCGTGCAGTGGACGGACTCAGCGTTGCAACAGGCTCACGACCATGCTCAGCGCCTCGAAGAGCCGTTGGTGGAATTGATCGAGCAGTGCCTGGCACAAGACCCACGTCCGGCGTACCAGGTTCCTACACCTGAACGGGAATACGGTGCGCAGTTCTGGGACCTGGACGTGCGTTGGCACTATCCCGAGGCGGGTGTGATCCGAGTCCTTGAAGTCATCCCCGCGAACGTCTGA
- the fpr gene encoding ferredoxin-NADP reductase has translation MSNMNHERVLSVHHWNDTLFSFKCTRDPGLRFENGQFVMIGLQQPNGRPLMRAYSIASPNWEEHLEFFSIKVPDGPLTSQLQHLKEGDEIIISKKPTGTLVLDDLKPGKHLYLLSTGTGLAPFMSVIQDPETYERFEKVILCHGVRYVNEVAYREFITEHLPQNEFFGEALRDKLIYYPTVTREPFENEGRLTDLMRSGKLFSDIGLPPINPQDDRAMLCGSPSMLDETSEVLNSFGLKVSPRMREPGDYLIERAFVEK, from the coding sequence ATGAGCAACATGAACCACGAGCGTGTCCTCAGTGTTCACCACTGGAACGACACTCTGTTCAGCTTCAAGTGCACCCGTGATCCGGGCCTGCGCTTCGAGAACGGTCAGTTCGTGATGATCGGCCTGCAACAGCCCAATGGCCGCCCGCTTATGCGCGCTTACTCGATTGCCAGCCCGAACTGGGAAGAGCATCTCGAGTTCTTCAGCATCAAGGTGCCTGATGGCCCGCTGACTTCCCAGTTGCAGCATCTGAAGGAAGGCGACGAGATCATCATCAGCAAGAAGCCTACCGGCACGCTGGTGCTGGATGACTTGAAGCCTGGAAAACATTTGTACCTGCTCAGCACCGGTACCGGTCTGGCGCCCTTCATGAGCGTCATTCAGGACCCGGAAACCTACGAGCGTTTCGAAAAAGTGATCCTGTGCCACGGCGTGCGTTACGTCAACGAAGTCGCCTACCGCGAATTCATCACCGAGCACCTGCCGCAGAACGAGTTCTTCGGCGAGGCCCTGCGTGACAAGTTGATCTACTACCCGACCGTGACCCGCGAGCCGTTCGAGAACGAAGGTCGCCTGACCGACCTGATGCGCAGCGGCAAGCTGTTCAGCGACATCGGCCTGCCACCGATCAACCCGCAAGACGACCGCGCCATGCTGTGCGGCAGCCCGAGCATGCTCGACGAGACCAGCGAAGTGTTGAACAGCTTCGGCCTGAAAGTTTCGCCGCGGATGCGCGAGCCGGGTGATTACCTGATCGAGCGTGCGTTCGTCGAGAAGTAA
- a CDS encoding LysR family transcriptional regulator: protein MRFTLRQLQVFVAVAQQESVSRAAGLLNLSQSAASTSITELERQSSCQLFDRAGKRLSLNALGKQLLPQAVALLDQSKEIEDLLNGKSGFGSLAVGATLTIGNYLATLLIGSFMQRHPESQVKLHVQNTANIVQQVAHYEIDLGLIEGDCSHPDIEVQSWVEDELVVFCAPQHPLAKRGIASMEELSQEAWILREQGSGTRLTFDQAMRHHRSALNIRLELEHTEAIKRAVESGLGIGCISRLALRDAFRRGSLVAVETPDLDLARQFYFIWHKQKFQTPAMREFLDLCRAFTAGVQRSDEIVLPTIA from the coding sequence ATGCGATTTACTCTACGTCAACTTCAAGTCTTCGTCGCCGTCGCTCAGCAGGAAAGCGTATCCCGTGCTGCGGGTCTGCTCAACCTCTCGCAATCGGCGGCCAGCACCTCGATCACCGAGCTAGAGCGCCAGTCCAGCTGTCAGCTGTTCGACCGCGCCGGCAAACGGCTGAGCCTCAACGCCCTCGGCAAACAACTGTTGCCCCAGGCGGTGGCGCTGCTCGATCAGTCCAAGGAAATCGAGGACCTGCTCAATGGCAAGTCCGGTTTCGGCTCCCTGGCCGTCGGCGCGACCCTGACCATCGGCAATTACCTGGCGACGCTGCTGATCGGCAGCTTCATGCAGCGCCACCCGGAAAGCCAAGTGAAGCTGCACGTACAGAACACAGCCAACATCGTGCAACAAGTCGCTCACTATGAAATTGATCTGGGTCTGATCGAAGGCGACTGCAGCCACCCGGACATCGAAGTGCAGAGTTGGGTCGAGGATGAACTGGTGGTGTTCTGCGCGCCCCAGCATCCGCTGGCCAAACGTGGCATCGCGAGCATGGAAGAGCTGAGCCAAGAGGCGTGGATTTTGCGTGAACAGGGCTCTGGCACGCGGCTGACCTTCGACCAGGCCATGCGTCATCATCGCAGCGCGCTGAACATTCGCCTGGAGCTGGAACACACCGAAGCGATCAAACGCGCGGTAGAGTCAGGCTTGGGGATTGGCTGTATTTCACGGCTGGCACTGCGTGATGCGTTCCGCCGCGGCAGCCTGGTGGCGGTGGAGACACCGGATCTGGATCTGGCGCGGCAGTTCTATTTCATCTGGCACAAACAGAAATTTCAGACACCGGCGATGCGCGAATTCCTCGACCTGTGCCGCGCCTTCACCGCCGGGGTTCAGCGCAGCGACGAGATCGTGCTGCCCACCATCGCTTAA
- a CDS encoding diacylglycerol kinase yields the protein MSPFKGQTGLKRILNASGYSLDGLRAAFTGEAAFRQLVLLNVILIPISFFLNVSRVEQALLIAVCLLALIVELLNSAVEAAIDRISLELHPLSKNAKDMGSAAQFVALTMIALVWAVILL from the coding sequence ATGTCACCTTTTAAAGGCCAAACCGGCCTAAAACGCATCCTCAACGCCTCCGGCTACTCGCTGGATGGCCTGCGCGCAGCCTTTACCGGTGAAGCGGCGTTTCGGCAACTGGTGTTGCTCAACGTCATTCTGATTCCGATTTCGTTCTTCCTGAACGTCAGCCGGGTCGAGCAGGCGCTGCTGATTGCCGTTTGCCTGCTGGCCTTGATCGTCGAGTTGCTTAATTCGGCGGTAGAAGCGGCCATTGACCGCATTTCCCTTGAGCTGCACCCATTGTCCAAGAACGCCAAGGACATGGGCAGCGCTGCACAGTTCGTGGCGTTGACCATGATTGCGCTGGTGTGGGCGGTGATTCTGCTTTAA
- the erdR gene encoding response regulator transcription factor ErdR, with protein MATYEILIADDHPLFRSALHQALTLGLGPDVRLVEVASIAELETRLDEKSDWDLVLLDLNMPGAYGFSGLVLLRGQYPQIPVVMVSAQEEASIMVKSREFGASGFIPKSSDLSVIQKAVRAVLDGDVFWPPQAFEAVSVSAEAKAASEGLASLTPQQFRVLTMVCEGLLNKQIAYELSVSEATIKAHVTAIFRKLNVRTRTQAALLLQQLESISSH; from the coding sequence ATGGCCACATACGAAATCCTGATAGCCGATGACCACCCTCTCTTTCGAAGTGCATTACACCAAGCGTTGACCTTGGGCCTGGGCCCGGACGTCCGTCTGGTGGAAGTGGCGAGCATTGCCGAACTGGAAACCCGCCTCGACGAAAAATCCGACTGGGACCTGGTGCTGCTGGACCTGAACATGCCGGGGGCCTACGGATTTTCCGGGCTGGTGCTGTTGCGCGGTCAGTACCCACAGATTCCGGTGGTGATGGTCTCGGCCCAGGAAGAAGCCTCGATCATGGTCAAGTCCCGTGAATTCGGCGCCAGCGGTTTCATTCCCAAGTCGAGCGACCTGAGCGTCATTCAAAAAGCCGTGCGTGCGGTGCTTGATGGTGACGTCTTCTGGCCGCCCCAGGCGTTCGAAGCGGTCAGCGTGTCCGCGGAAGCCAAGGCTGCCAGCGAGGGGCTTGCGAGCTTGACGCCCCAGCAGTTCCGGGTGCTGACTATGGTCTGTGAAGGGTTGCTGAACAAGCAGATCGCCTATGAGCTGAGCGTGTCCGAAGCGACGATCAAGGCGCATGTGACGGCGATCTTCCGCAAGCTGAACGTGCGGACTCGAACCCAGGCGGCGTTGCTCTTGCAACAACTTGAGTCAATTTCCAGCCATTAA